The following proteins are co-located in the Peromyscus maniculatus bairdii isolate BWxNUB_F1_BW_parent chromosome 23, HU_Pman_BW_mat_3.1, whole genome shotgun sequence genome:
- the Psmd9 gene encoding 26S proteasome non-ATPase regulatory subunit 9 isoform X1 has translation MSAEDARHRAESSEARAAAVSGIQELMRRKEEIEAQIKANYDVLESQKGIGMNEPLVDCEGYPRADVDLYQVRTARHNIICLQNDHKAVMKQVEEALHQLHARDKEKQARDVAEAREEARSRSLGSNSPALPQAFAKVNSISPGSPASIAGLQVDDEIVEFGSVNTQNFQSLQNVGSVVQHSEGLQHYSSPEMTVPRDLQESCLQPGPPLGPGRDFLVLCGL, from the exons ATGTCTGCCGAGGACGCCCGGCACAGGGCAGAGTCCTCCGAGGCCCGTGCGGCCGCGGTCAGCGGCATCCAGGAGCTGATGCGACGCAAGGAGGAGATCGAGGCGCAGATTAAAGCTAATTACGACGTCCTGGAGAGC CAAAAAGGAATCGGGATGAATGAACCTCTGGTGGACTGCGAGGGCTATCCCCGGGCAGATGTGGACCTGTACCAGGTCCGAACAGCAAGGCACAACATCATCT GTCTACAGAACGATCACAAGGCAGTGATGAAGCAGGTGGAGGAGGCCCTGCATCAGCTACATGCCCGGGACAAGGAGAAGCAGGCCCGGGACGTGGCCGAAGCCCGAGAAGAGGCCAGGAGCCGCAGTCTGGGCTCCAACAGCCCCGCCCTCCCCCAGGCCTTCGCCAAAGTGAACAGTATCAGCCCCGGTTCCCCGGCCAGTATTGCG GGCCTGCAAGTGGATGACGAAATTGTGGAGTTCGGCTCTGTGAACACCCAAAACTTCCAGTCGCTGCAGAACGTCGGCAGCGTGGTGCAGCACAGTGAGGGG CTGCAACATTATTCCTCTCCAGAGATGACTGTCCCCAGGGACCTGCAAGAAAGCTGCCTTCAGCCGGGCCCTCCCCTCGGGCCTGGTCGGGATTTCCTCGTTCTCTGCGGTCTCTGA
- the Psmd9 gene encoding 26S proteasome non-ATPase regulatory subunit 9 isoform X2, producing MSAEDARHRAESSEARAAAVSGIQELMRRKEEIEAQIKANYDVLESQKGIGMNEPLVDCEGYPRADVDLYQVRTARHNIICLQNDHKAVMKQVEEALHQLHARDKEKQARDVAEAREEARSRSLGSNSPALPQAFAKVNSISPGSPASIAGLQVDDEIVEFGSVNTQNFQSLQNVGSVVQHSEGKPLNVTVIRRGERQQLRLTPMRWAGKGLLGCNIIPLQR from the exons ATGTCTGCCGAGGACGCCCGGCACAGGGCAGAGTCCTCCGAGGCCCGTGCGGCCGCGGTCAGCGGCATCCAGGAGCTGATGCGACGCAAGGAGGAGATCGAGGCGCAGATTAAAGCTAATTACGACGTCCTGGAGAGC CAAAAAGGAATCGGGATGAATGAACCTCTGGTGGACTGCGAGGGCTATCCCCGGGCAGATGTGGACCTGTACCAGGTCCGAACAGCAAGGCACAACATCATCT GTCTACAGAACGATCACAAGGCAGTGATGAAGCAGGTGGAGGAGGCCCTGCATCAGCTACATGCCCGGGACAAGGAGAAGCAGGCCCGGGACGTGGCCGAAGCCCGAGAAGAGGCCAGGAGCCGCAGTCTGGGCTCCAACAGCCCCGCCCTCCCCCAGGCCTTCGCCAAAGTGAACAGTATCAGCCCCGGTTCCCCGGCCAGTATTGCG GGCCTGCAAGTGGATGACGAAATTGTGGAGTTCGGCTCTGTGAACACCCAAAACTTCCAGTCGCTGCAGAACGTCGGCAGCGTGGTGCAGCACAGTGAGGGG AAGCCCCTGAATGTGACGGTGATCCGCAGAGGAGAGAGGCAGCAGCTCAGACTGACTCCGATGCGCTGGGCAGGAAAAGGCCTGCTGGG CTGCAACATTATTCCTCTCCAGAGATGA